The stretch of DNA CGGCTGCCGCCCTGCGAGCGCGAGTCGACGACGAGCTCCGCGAAGCCGGCGGCCGCGTAGAGCGTGTGCTCGCCGGCCTGGCCGCGGCCGCACCGGGTCGCCGCCGGCGCCGGTGAAGGTGACGTCCGAGACCTCGACGTGGCGGTGGATGTCCGGCCGGTGCGGCTCGAAGACGGGCGGCCGCGCCTTCGCCCGCGCGGGTTATCGCAGATAATCGGCGCCACGGTGGATGAACGCCCCTTCGACTTCACCGGCCGGGTCGCGCTCGTGACCGGCTGCGGCAGCGAGTCCGGCATCGGCCATGCCTGCGCCCGCCTGCTGGCGCGCCTCGGCGCCGCCGTCGCCGAGACGGCGACAACCGATCGGGTCGAGGCGCGGGCCGAGGAGCTGTGCGCCGCCGGCGCGTCGGCCTCCGCCCACGTCGCCGACCTGACGGTGCGGGCGGAGGCGTTCGCGCTCGTCGAGGCGGTGGAGCGGGAGCACGGGCGGCTGGACATCCTCGTGAACGCGGCCGGGATCGCCCAGACCGGGATCCCCGCGCCGGACGCCGCCTTCGCCGACCTGACCGAGGCCGAATGGCGGCGCGAGCTCGACGTGAACCTGATGACCGCCGTCTACACCACCCAGGCGGCGCTGCCGGGGATGGCCCGGCGCGGCTACGGGCGCGTCGTCATGAT from Gaiellales bacterium encodes:
- a CDS encoding SDR family NAD(P)-dependent oxidoreductase, which produces MDERPFDFTGRVALVTGCGSESGIGHACARLLARLGAAVAETATTDRVEARAEELCAAGASASAHVADLTVRAEAFALVEAVEREHGRLDILVNAAGIAQTGIPAPDAAFADLTEAEWRRELDVNLMTAVYTTQAALPGMARRGYGRVVMISSVTGPFVMAPRQSGYGASKGAMDGVMRSIALDYGRSGVTANSVAPGWIDTASSLDDELVAARSTPIGRAGTAAEAASVAVFLASDEAAYVTGQTFVVDGGNVIQEPHGIDLYGG